The genomic stretch TGAGCTGATCCTGGGTGGGGGCGGTGAGATCTGCCACGGGCATGTTTTTATAACCGGGCATGAGGCGAAAGGCCTCGGGCGCATCGAATTCGGCGGTGAGATCCAGCACATCCGTGACGCCGGCTTCGAGGAGTTCGATGGCGGTGGCATCATCTGGCAGGGGGCCCATCCAGACGCGGGGGGTGAGCTGATTCCACTTGGCCGACTGGCGGCGGTAGTGCCACCAGGAGAGCTCCTGCCCGAGCATCCAGGGGGCCAGCAGCCAGCGGGTGGTGGTGGGGATGCGGCCACGTGTTTTTTTCAAAACGGCAGCGCCGACGCCGAAGGAGGCCGCTGCGACGGTGCCCAGGGCTGCGGCGGGCCAGGCCAGGAGGAGAGTCCAGGGCAACGTGAGACGGCAGGCGAAGAGGAGGAGCAGCGAGGCGGCGAGGTAATAGAACCCGATGCGACGATTTGCCGATGCTTTTTCTTCCTGATCCGGCACGACGTGGAAGATGACGGCGGCGAGCAGGAAGCCGCCTAGCACATCCACCAGATGATGCTGCCACGTGAGCAGGGTGGAGATGCCGATGAGGCTGAACCAGATGTGCAGAACGATGCGCAACACACCCCGTGAATGCCTGGCGTAATGCACCGCCATGATGGTGCGCAGGACAATGTGCAGGCTGGGGAAGAGATTGTGCGGAGCATCCATCGCCTGGATGGCGCGGAACCAGGGCTCGAACATGCCTTCGGTGATCTTTGGCCGCGCCCAGGCGAGCTCCAGCGGGATGAGCAGGAAGCAGACACCCGCGATCACATTGGAAAGCACCAAGCGACGGCGCAGCACGCGCAGTTCCTGGCGGTCCGAGCACAGAAACGGGGCGACGACAAAAAAGGCATCGAGCGACCAGTACGGGACGATCATCCACTCGACCACAGGGAAGAGGCGCTCCCTGCCAAAGGCGGCGGTCTGCACATCGGGCCGCAGGCCGGTGATCCAGTTGCTGGCATTGTAGATGACCAGGAAGACGATGCTAGTCCAGGCGCTGACAAGGGCAGCCTGGAAGAAGGTGGGCCGGAGGGAGGCCCCTCGGGTCAGCATGGAACTTTCGTGCATGGGAAAAAACGCGGTAGCCGGCTTTGCCGATCAGGCTAGAGTTTTCGTGCCACACTGATGGTAAAGATGCCCGCGGGATCGGTCTCCTGGCGCTCTTTGACAAAGCCGGCCTCGCTCACGAGGTCATCCATCTCTTCCTGGGTGCGCCGCCGCATGATCCAGGGCTGGCCCTCACGGTTGGTCAGCACGTGGGCGATGAACTTCAACTGAGGGTGCCAGGGCTGATTGGTGTAAACGAGGCGTGTGCCAGGGGCCATGACATCGGCCAGACCTTTGAGAGATTCCAGCACCGGCGCATTGGCATTGAAGAGCTCATACAGGCCGGAGACAACCGCCACATTGGGCGCGGGGGTGAGCGCGGCCAGGGAACTGCGGGCAAAGGCATCGGCCTGCACAAAGGTCACACGATCTGTTAGGCCGAACTGTTCGGCAGTGGCTTTCGCCGTGTCCAAATTCGGCTGCTGGTAGTCGCGCAATACGGCGGTGACGGGCAACTCCGGATGATCATGCAAGGTCTGCAAAATGTAGCGTCCGCCCCCGCAGGCGATATCCACCAGATGCGGTTGCGGGCCGGCCTGAGCGAGGACTTCGGCCAGTACTTTTTGCAGCATTTGCCCGCGCCAGCGGATGCCCGTCCAGCCAGGGCTGTCCAGATACGATTTGTCCATGAACCAGCCCAGGATGAGCTTTCCTGAAGGTTTGTTTTTATAGACGTAGTCCAGCGTGCGACCGGAATCAAAACCGGCCTTCCAGCCCAGGGAAATGCCATTGCTCAGGCGGCCCAGAGTGCCGAACACGCGGCGGGTGACGCGGGAAGAGAGGCAATCTCGGGAAGCGGCCAGATCATCCCTTTCCGTGCGTGTGTGGCCACGGATGTCAGCATCCAGCAGCGGGGCCAGTTTAACCGGAGGTTTGGAAAAAAGCCGCTCTGCAAAAGCGCGCACGCGATTGAAGACCACCTCCCTCTGCGCCTCATGAAAGATGGCGTGGTAAAAGCCATGCAGCGTGTGGAATTCCTTGTCCGCCGAGCCTAGCCGCTCAAAGAAGGCGCGCTGAGGTCCCGTGTGCACCACCCAGTCCTGGCTGGCGCTGAAAACGAGCGTCGGGACGCGGATGGCCGCCGCATCTTCCACCACACGGCGGGCAGTATCAAAGAGGTCCAGCAGGATGTTGACGGAGATCTCCTTGAAGATGGCCGGATCTTCATTGTAGGCGCGCTGCTGCTCTGGATCATGCGTCAGCACGCGGGATTTGACGTAGCTTTTCACCACGCCGCCGGGCAGCAGCTTTTCCTTGAATCGCAGCAGCGGCACGGCCAGCGGCACGTAGAGTTTCACCTGAAAGGCGGGCGTGCCCAGAACAAGGCCGCGCAGACGCGGAGCGTAGTCGTGCACCCAGGCGGCGGCCACCACGGCACCCACGCTGTGGGCCACCAGGACGATGTTTTCACGCGCAATGGCGTAGGTTTTTTCGATGTGTTGGAAGAATGCCTCCACATCCCGAATGACCACCCCTAAGTTTTCTGCTCCGCCGCGGGGTCCGGGAGACTGACCATGGCCGCGCTGGTCCCAGGCGAAGATGGCGGTCTCCGGCATGTCCAGGGCTTTGGCCAGCTCAAGCATCCGCCCGGAATGCTCATGACCGCGATGCATGATGACGATGGCTTGTTTGGCCTGATAAAAGGGCAGCCAGGCCCGATAAAAAAGTCCGGCTCCGTCGTGGGATGCAAAGGTGCGCTCGGTCATGTGGAAAGATGATGTAGAAATAGTCGTCATAGCAAGTGTGGATTCAGGACATTCCGGCCTGTCATCCACCCATGCGGAATCAGGGTCGCCATCGGCTCAAAAAACTTTGTTATCTCGGAGATGATCCTTTTCGCGCTGGAAATGCGCATGGTTCATCGCTTACTCTCCTGTTTACCCATTCGCCACCACTCCCCATGCCTACGGACAAGCCAGTTTCGCTGAAAAACCTTACCCTTCTGGGGAAAGAAAATCTGCCTGCAAACGGTGGCTACCTCATTCTGCCATCGCGCCTCAGCTACCCGCAACTGAGACATTTGGAGTCACTGCTGGAAGGGCATGACATTGTGTATCTCCTGGAGCAAGGGGCGGCCCTGCCTCCCGAGATGAAGGCGCATGTGGAGAAAGAGGGCGCGCATGCGCTGGTCATCCCGCCGGATCTCACCGATGCCCACGCTTACCGGAAAGCGCTGGCTGGCGAGCTGGAAAAAGGGGCCATCATCATCTACCTGCCAGCGGAGGCCGCCACGGCCCATGCACCGCTCACCACCGTTCCAGGAGCTAGGCTAGAGTTCCTGCTGAAGGCCGCTTGCCCTGTCCTGCCGGTGTTTGTTCAGCCTAGAATCGACCTTACCCTCAGCATTGAAAGTCAGCCGGATGAGTCCGATGCCTTCATGGCCATCGGCCCCCTGATTTCGGGCGACGACATCACCCTCGCCGCTTATCAACAGGCACTCTTTCTCCTGACGGAAAAAGCCTTCAACCACCTCCCTGCCCTGGAGATGCACCTGGCCTATGCCCTGCTCAAAGGCCTGAAGCTACATGGCACAAGCAATCAAGTGGTGGATGGCAAGGATGACAATTGCCGGTCCTACGACAAGGTGCTGGCCGCATCCATTGCGCTGTCCAAGGTCATCAAGGCCGAGACTAACAAAAAGCGTGTCGGCATCATCCTGCCTCCTGGGCTGGGTGGTCTCATCGCCAACGTCGCGGTCCTGCTCGCCGGCAAAATTCCGGTGAACCTCAATTTCACTGCCGGGCGAACCTCTGTGGAATACGCGATCAAGGCGGCGGACCTGGACCGCTTCATCACGGCCGACATTTTTGTGCGCAAGATGCAGAGCTTTCCCTGGCCGCCGATGAAGCAGCTCATGCTCATTGAGCGCATCCTGCCGAAGATCAAGGTTCAGATCGTCCTCTGGCTGGCCCTCAGCAAAGTGCTGCCGGCATCCGTGCTGGCTACCGTCCTCGGCGTCCCGAAAAAAGGCGGCAGTGAAGAAGCCATTCTCCTTTTCACCAGCGGCAGTTCCGGCAATCCTAAAGGGGTAGCCCTCACGCACCGGAACGTGATGGCCAATGTCATCCAGTTCAGCAGCCGTCTCGGCATGAAGTCGAATGACAGTATCCTGGGCAGCCTGCCACTGTTCCACAGCTTCGGCTGCACCGTCACCCTATGGTATCCGATCATCAGCGGCCTGAACTTGGTCACGTACCCCAGCCCGCTGGAGACCAAGAAACTGGGTGAACTGATCGAAAAATACCGCGTCACCCTCATGATCGCCACCCCCACCTTCCTGCGCGGTTACCTGCGTGGAGTAAACCGGGAGTCGCTGGCCTCACTGAAAATGGTGGTGACCGGCGCTGAAAAACTGCCGCCGACGGTCTCCAGCGCCTTTGAGCAGCGCTTCGACAAAAAGGTGTTTGAAGGTTACGGACTCACCGAGACCTCGCCCGTCTCCAACGTCAACCTTCCGGACCCGGTGCCGCTGGGCAACGAAACCAGCGGCCATGTGTGGATTCCCAATCACCGCCCAGGCAGCGTCGGCCACGTCATTCCCGGCCTCGCCGTACGCATCACCCATCCGGAAACAAATGAACCTCAGTCGCTGCATTCCAGCGGCATGATCTGGTTCAAAGGGGCGAACGTCTTTGACGGCTACCTTCAGGATCCCAAACGCACGGCGGAAGTCATCGACGCAGACGGGTGGTTCCGCACGGGCGATATCGGCCGCGTGGACATGGATGGTTTCCTCTACATTGAAGGCCGTCTTAGCCGCTTCTCCAAGATCGGTGGCGAGATGGTGCCTCACGAAACCGTCGAAGAAGCCCTCATCAAAGCCATGGGCCTGGAAAATGAGAGCTCGCGCAAAATCGCCGTCGTCGGTATCCCGGATGTGGAAAGAGGCGAGGCCCTCATCC from Prosthecobacter algae encodes the following:
- a CDS encoding phosphatase PAP2/dual specificity phosphatase family protein gives rise to the protein MHESSMLTRGASLRPTFFQAALVSAWTSIVFLVIYNASNWITGLRPDVQTAAFGRERLFPVVEWMIVPYWSLDAFFVVAPFLCSDRQELRVLRRRLVLSNVIAGVCFLLIPLELAWARPKITEGMFEPWFRAIQAMDAPHNLFPSLHIVLRTIMAVHYARHSRGVLRIVLHIWFSLIGISTLLTWQHHLVDVLGGFLLAAVIFHVVPDQEEKASANRRIGFYYLAASLLLLFACRLTLPWTLLLAWPAAALGTVAAASFGVGAAVLKKTRGRIPTTTRWLLAPWMLGQELSWWHYRRQSAKWNQLTPRVWMGPLPDDATAIELLEAGVTDVLDLTAEFDAPEAFRLMPGYKNMPVADLTAPTQDQLKTMAEYIERVRKDGIVFVHCKAGYSRTAAAVGAWLLQSGGTTEAAIRQMKDARPGMIVRPEVVRALREMELSLTAPGREPVLS
- a CDS encoding bifunctional alpha/beta hydrolase/class I SAM-dependent methyltransferase, producing the protein MTERTFASHDGAGLFYRAWLPFYQAKQAIVIMHRGHEHSGRMLELAKALDMPETAIFAWDQRGHGQSPGPRGGAENLGVVIRDVEAFFQHIEKTYAIARENIVLVAHSVGAVVAAAWVHDYAPRLRGLVLGTPAFQVKLYVPLAVPLLRFKEKLLPGGVVKSYVKSRVLTHDPEQQRAYNEDPAIFKEISVNILLDLFDTARRVVEDAAAIRVPTLVFSASQDWVVHTGPQRAFFERLGSADKEFHTLHGFYHAIFHEAQREVVFNRVRAFAERLFSKPPVKLAPLLDADIRGHTRTERDDLAASRDCLSSRVTRRVFGTLGRLSNGISLGWKAGFDSGRTLDYVYKNKPSGKLILGWFMDKSYLDSPGWTGIRWRGQMLQKVLAEVLAQAGPQPHLVDIACGGGRYILQTLHDHPELPVTAVLRDYQQPNLDTAKATAEQFGLTDRVTFVQADAFARSSLAALTPAPNVAVVSGLYELFNANAPVLESLKGLADVMAPGTRLVYTNQPWHPQLKFIAHVLTNREGQPWIMRRRTQEEMDDLVSEAGFVKERQETDPAGIFTISVARKL
- a CDS encoding AMP-binding protein; its protein translation is MPTDKPVSLKNLTLLGKENLPANGGYLILPSRLSYPQLRHLESLLEGHDIVYLLEQGAALPPEMKAHVEKEGAHALVIPPDLTDAHAYRKALAGELEKGAIIIYLPAEAATAHAPLTTVPGARLEFLLKAACPVLPVFVQPRIDLTLSIESQPDESDAFMAIGPLISGDDITLAAYQQALFLLTEKAFNHLPALEMHLAYALLKGLKLHGTSNQVVDGKDDNCRSYDKVLAASIALSKVIKAETNKKRVGIILPPGLGGLIANVAVLLAGKIPVNLNFTAGRTSVEYAIKAADLDRFITADIFVRKMQSFPWPPMKQLMLIERILPKIKVQIVLWLALSKVLPASVLATVLGVPKKGGSEEAILLFTSGSSGNPKGVALTHRNVMANVIQFSSRLGMKSNDSILGSLPLFHSFGCTVTLWYPIISGLNLVTYPSPLETKKLGELIEKYRVTLMIATPTFLRGYLRGVNRESLASLKMVVTGAEKLPPTVSSAFEQRFDKKVFEGYGLTETSPVSNVNLPDPVPLGNETSGHVWIPNHRPGSVGHVIPGLAVRITHPETNEPQSLHSSGMIWFKGANVFDGYLQDPKRTAEVIDADGWFRTGDIGRVDMDGFLYIEGRLSRFSKIGGEMVPHETVEEALIKAMGLENESSRKIAVVGIPDVERGEALILLTAIPGGPEHQEILDLRYRLLEKGMPPLWIPKKMIRVADIPILSSGKLDVQSCEKIAKGGA